The following are encoded together in the Gadus chalcogrammus isolate NIFS_2021 chromosome 2, NIFS_Gcha_1.0, whole genome shotgun sequence genome:
- the tfap4 gene encoding transcription factor AP-4 codes for MEYFMVPAQKVPSLQHFRKTEKEVIGGLCSLANIPLTPETARDQERRIRREIANSNERRRMQSINAGFQSLKTLIPHSDGEKLSKAAILQQTTDYIFCLEQEKTRLLNQNNQLKRFIQEFSGSSPKRRRTEEKDEGIGSPDILEEEKTEDLRREMIELRQQLAKERSVRMMLEEQMEGVDSQLHPERLKVITQQVPPEQRIHSLAQLQHKHEQLDTDVTPACSPQASPPASPPAPTHHATVIVPAPAQTPHPHHVTVVTMGPASVINTVSTSRHNLDTIVQAIQHIEGRVCAGEEDQRRAVIVSSGRALSSPAASDTASNSDGADDSLLP; via the exons ATGGAGTATTTCATGGTACCCGCTCAGAAGGTGCCCTCCTTGCAACATTTTAGGAAAACGGAGAAAGAAGTGATTGGGGgactgtgtag CCTGGCCAACATTCCCCTGACGCCGGAGACGGCGAGGGACCAGGAACGCCGCATCCGCCGGGAGATCGCTAACAGCAACGAGCGGCGGCGCATGCAGAGTATCAACGCCGGCTTCCAGTCGCTCAAGACGCTGATCCCCCACAGCGACGGGGAGAAGCTCAGCAag GCGGCCATACTACAGCAGACCACAGACTACATCTTCTgcctggagcaggagaagacGAGGCTTCTGAATCAGAACAATCAGCTCAAGCGCTTCATACAG GAGTTCAGCGGCTCCTCCCCAAAGAGGAGGCGCACCGAGGAGAAGGACGAAGGCATCGGCTCCCCGgacatcctggaggaggagaagacggagGACCTGAGGAGGGAGATGATCGAGCTGAGGCAGCAGCTGGCAAAGGAGCGCTCAGTCCGCATGAtgctggaggagcag ATGGAGGGCGTGGACTCCCAGCTGCACCCAGAGAGGCTGAAGGTGATCACCCAGCAGGTGCCGCCCGAGCAGCGCATCCACAGCCTGGCCCAGCTGCAGCACAAGCACGAGCAGCTGGACACGGACGTCACTCCGGCCTGCAGCCCGCAG GCGTCGCCCCCagccagcccccccgcccccacccaccacGCCACGGTCATCGTTCCGGCGCCGGCCCAGACTCCCCATCCGCATCACGTCACCGTGGTAACCATGGGCCCGGCGTCCGTCATCAACACAGTGTCCACGTCCAGGCACAACCTGGACACCATTGTTCAG GCGATCCAGCACATCGAGGGCCGGGTGTGCGCGGGCGAGGAGGACCAGCGGCGGGCGGTCATCGTGTCCTCGGGGCGCGCCCTCTCCAGCCCGGCCGCTTCGGACACGGCCTCCAACAGCGACGGCGCCGACGACTCACTGTTGCCCTGA